The Malus sylvestris chromosome 12, drMalSylv7.2, whole genome shotgun sequence genome contains a region encoding:
- the LOC126592026 gene encoding uncharacterized protein LOC126592026 — MVPSGSRSGHGNQETAKKAYLPMGDQLQKWKSPFGLYADSDMLVWLKGLALDPCDRIASPGSSRQLWNQSLKVRKFLLLGNAESPQKKRKLDQFLKGSKFAEVSQLDTEKSDVHSVKRVSTGHSVSSCLTNTNANHEISKPQLVSNSHGSGSLLTFENEYQGKPYSTNLSIRDMENSGPSCKDDSASPIFDTDESNNGLNKFKNMNLCDETIENVNDTADSSDSPSLDENSTEFERALRFMIFSDDYLPRSIPVRDINGSSHHSDSSRSIEQNLKLREAVRLLFTDGSLPRSVVPIGPCFQADVPVWTGPINRKTTHGGDGDSAASKWLGTRTWPVKGKSAGTTVKALGKGRSNSCSCISPGSVGCVKHHIHEERLLLQFELGPAFRSWKFGEMGEFVSKSWTSTEQRTFESLVKVKPLSNEASFWKIAYNRFPSKSRKSILNYYYNVYIPRRMSLQTRSFLDKIDSDDDETEE, encoded by the exons ATGGTGCCATCCGGAAGTCGTAGTGGTCATGGCAATCAAGAGACTGCTAAGAAAGCTTATCTTCCAATGGGGGACCAGCTGCAAAAATGGAAATCACCTTTTGGCCTCTATGCTGATTCTGATATGTTGGTGTGGTTGAAAGGACTTGCATTGGACCCTTGTGACCGTATTGCATCTCCTGGTTCATCTCGACAACTATGGAATCAGAGTCTTAAAGTGCGGAAATTCTTGCTTCTTGGTAATGCCGAATCTCCTCAG AAAAAACGAAAACTTGATCAGTTCCTAAAAGGTAGTAAGTTCGCCGAAGTTTCTCAATTGGATACAGAAAAATCTGACGTCCATAGTGTTAAAAGAGTGAGTACAGGGCATTCTGTCTCGTCATGCTTAACCAATACAAATGCCAACCATGAAATTTCCAAACCTCAGCTTGTCTCTAACTCGCACGGTTCTGGAAGTTTGTTGACATTTGAAAATGAATATCAAGGGAAGCCATATTCTACAAATTTGAGCATTAGGGACATGGAAAATTCTGGTCCATCTTGCAAGGATGATTCCGCCTCTCCTATATTTGATACAGATGAATCGAACAATGGTTTGAACAAATTTAAAAACATGAACTTATGTGATGAAACTATTGAGAATGTTAACGATACAGCTGACAGCTCAGACTCTCCGAGTTTAGACGAGAATAGTACAGAATTTGAACGCGCATTGAGGTTTATGATTTTTAGTGATGATTATCTTCCAAGGTCTATTCCTGTGAGAGATATCAACGGTTCATCTCACCACTCAGATTCATCCAGATCAATAGAGCAAAATCTGAAACTTAGAGAAGCAGTGAGATTACTATTTACAGATGGTAGTCTTCCGAGGTCTGTTGTTCCGATTGGTCCATGTTTTCAGGCGGACGTCCCAGTATGGACAGGTCCAATAAACAGAAAAACTACTCATGGTGGTGATGGTGATTCAGCAGCGTCAAAGTGGTTGGGCACGCGAACGTGGCCCGTTAAAGGAAAAAGTGCCGGAACCACTGTGAAAGCACTTGGGAAAGGGAGATCCAACTCTTGTTCTTGCATTTCTCCAGGATCTGTAGGTTGTGTTAAACACCACATTCATGAAGAAAGACTCCTCTTGCAATTCGAACTTGGTCCTGCCTTCCGGAGTTGGAAGTTTGGCGAAATGGGAGAATTTGTCTCAAAGTCATGGACGTCAACTGAACAGCGGACCTTTGAATCTCTTGTGAAAGTGAAGCCACTATCAAATGAAGCAAGTTTTTGGAAGATTGCCTATAACCGTTTCCCTTCCAAGTCCCGGAAGAGTATTTTGAATTACTACTACAATGTGTACATCCCTAGACGTATGAGCCTCCAGACCAGATCCTTCCTCGATAAAATTGACAGCGATGATGATGAGACGGAAGAGTAA